Genomic window (Desulfuromonadales bacterium):
GCGGCAAAGTCGTCCTGCCGCTGCTCGGCACTCCGCTCGCCGTCGGGCAGAAGCTGCCCTCCGTCAAACTGGTCGACATCAACCTCAAGAGCGTCGATCCGGCCGGAATGCAGGGAGAGGTACTACTGCTGAGCGTCGTTCCCTCCCTCGACACCCAGGTCTGCGAACGGCAGACGCACCTCCTCGGCGAAGAAGGACCGAAACTGCCGCCCGGCGTCCGGCTGGTCACCATCAGCCGCGACCTCCCCTTTGCCCAGAAGCGCTTTGCTGAAGAGGCTGGCTTCAAGGAGATCCTCTTCCTCTCCGACTACCAGAAGTCCGACTTCGGACAGTCGACCGGGCTGCTGGTCGACCAGATCTACCTGCTCGCCCGCTCGGTCATCCTCGTCGACCGCCAGGGGACGGTGCGCTATATCCAGGTCGTCCCCGAGCTCTCGCAC
Coding sequences:
- a CDS encoding peroxiredoxin; translated protein: MTHRFPTLALTALLALLLTACATTRPQIPVDTRSVQPGETVTRGGKVVLPLLGTPLAVGQKLPSVKLVDINLKSVDPAGMQGEVLLLSVVPSLDTQVCERQTHLLGEEGPKLPPGVRLVTISRDLPFAQKRFAEEAGFKEILFLSDYQKSDFGQSTGLLVDQIYLLARSVILVDRQGTVRYIQVVPELSHLPDMKTAFAKAAELAKEK